The proteins below come from a single Paracoccus sp. SCSIO 75233 genomic window:
- a CDS encoding TRAP transporter substrate-binding protein: MTTAVHAAEYRIAVGDGAGGTQEALGNAFIAALEEQSGGEMTGKLFLNGQLGDEQDTVTAAATGTLDFSILAINNITPFSPSVGTLTLPYVILSQDDAETVTQGEIGQQMIEQTIEDAGVRIIGWGYSGFRVLTNSSKPVSTVEDLQGLVIRVPKNEIMIETYKSWGINPTPMAWGETFAALQQKVVDGQDNPYMTVYAMKFDEVQKYITNLRYLFSIEPLVISEALFESMSEEQQQQVLAAGEAATEASAEFLRAEETKIRDELVSRGMEITDPADEEAEFIELATSNVWPKFYDQIGGKEVLDNVLTSLGREPTAE, encoded by the coding sequence TGGCGGTACGCAGGAAGCACTTGGCAACGCCTTCATCGCCGCGCTGGAGGAGCAATCGGGCGGTGAAATGACCGGCAAGCTGTTTCTGAACGGCCAGCTGGGCGATGAACAGGACACCGTGACCGCCGCTGCCACCGGCACGCTGGATTTCTCGATCCTCGCGATCAATAATATCACCCCGTTCTCGCCCTCTGTCGGGACGTTGACGCTTCCTTATGTTATTCTCAGCCAGGATGACGCTGAAACTGTGACACAGGGCGAAATCGGTCAGCAGATGATCGAGCAAACCATTGAAGATGCCGGGGTCCGCATCATCGGTTGGGGTTATTCCGGCTTCCGCGTGCTGACCAATTCCAGCAAGCCGGTTTCGACCGTGGAGGACCTGCAAGGTCTGGTCATCCGCGTCCCCAAGAACGAGATCATGATCGAGACCTATAAAAGCTGGGGCATCAACCCGACCCCGATGGCCTGGGGCGAAACCTTCGCCGCGCTTCAGCAAAAAGTCGTAGATGGGCAGGACAACCCCTACATGACTGTCTATGCGATGAAATTCGACGAGGTGCAGAAATATATCACCAATCTGCGCTACCTCTTCTCGATCGAGCCGCTGGTTATCTCGGAAGCGCTGTTCGAAAGCATGAGCGAGGAACAGCAGCAGCAGGTTCTGGCCGCAGGCGAGGCCGCGACCGAAGCCTCGGCAGAATTCCTGCGCGCAGAGGAGACCAAAATCCGTGATGAGCTGGTCTCGCGCGGGATGGAGATCACCGATCCGGCCGATGAGGAAGCCGAGTTCATCGAACTGGCCACCAGCAATGTCTGGCCCAAATTCTATGACCAGATCGGCGGCAAAGAGGTGCTGGACAACGTCCTGACCTCGCTCGGCCGCGAACCGACCGCCGAGTAA
- a CDS encoding TRAP transporter small permease gives MTALWSFLDRFESHVCRILLAIFVTLLFVQIISRQIFGTSITWIEELSVILFVWFAYFGASYAARMAAHNRVTFHLNKLPRERARMIEALGDLFWIGFNLVFIWNAVEFISRLKPFVKAQTLGWEMRYVYMALPIAFVLMTLRILQVNYLKLVRGIDPSDPDRVTVEAVLELAEDEKRAFEQQERR, from the coding sequence ATGACTGCGCTCTGGTCGTTTCTCGACCGATTTGAAAGCCATGTCTGCCGTATCCTGCTGGCGATCTTCGTCACGCTGCTGTTCGTGCAGATCATTTCCCGCCAGATATTCGGCACTTCGATCACCTGGATCGAGGAATTGTCGGTGATCCTGTTCGTCTGGTTCGCCTATTTCGGGGCGTCCTATGCCGCACGGATGGCGGCCCATAACCGGGTGACATTCCACCTCAACAAGCTGCCGCGTGAACGCGCCCGCATGATCGAGGCTTTAGGCGATCTGTTCTGGATCGGCTTCAACCTGGTGTTCATCTGGAATGCGGTCGAGTTCATCAGCCGTCTCAAACCCTTCGTCAAGGCGCAGACGCTGGGCTGGGAAATGCGCTATGTCTACATGGCCCTGCCCATTGCCTTCGTGCTGATGACGCTTCGCATCTTGCAGGTGAACTACCTCAAGCTGGTCCGGGGGATCGACCCCAGTGATCCTGATCGCGTCACCGTCGAGGCTGTGCTGGAGCTGGCCGAGGACGAAAAACGCGCCTTTGAACAGCAGGAGCGCCGCTGA
- a CDS encoding TRAP transporter large permease, which produces MEDLLIEILFGTFALLMLLGAPITVALGVSSLAAMLYLGDNPIKMVQMAWSSVGSFPLMALPAFILAGALMEAAGLSRRLINVAESLAGPFTGGLSAATVMACLFFGAISGSGPATTAAVGMLMIPAMVRQGYGAGYAASVTAAAGGLGIVIPPSIPMVIYGISAMGMQPPPEAVETYGSFQSVSISKLFIAGFLPGVVMAGGLLTMNYIRCRMRGFHGSSHSLSMRNVTRACFQGFWALMAPVVILGGIYTGYFTPTEAAIVAIFYTLFVGVVIYRELDLREVIKSLDTTTWLSGRVLLVLFTATIFGRLLVENNIPGVIADSILGVTTNLYLIWAMVIALLLIVGMFMETLAAIMILVPVMLPVAYTMGIDPIHFGIVMICTLSVGFQTPPLGENLFIASGISGVSIERISLRAIPFAIASVTAIFVIAAFPGIALWLPRILGY; this is translated from the coding sequence ATGGAAGACCTGCTCATTGAAATCCTGTTCGGCACATTCGCACTGCTGATGCTGCTGGGCGCGCCGATCACCGTGGCGCTTGGCGTCTCGTCGCTGGCAGCGATGTTGTACCTCGGCGACAACCCGATCAAGATGGTGCAGATGGCATGGTCCTCTGTCGGGTCATTCCCGCTGATGGCGCTGCCGGCCTTCATCCTCGCAGGTGCGCTGATGGAGGCCGCGGGCCTCAGCCGCCGCCTGATCAATGTGGCCGAAAGTCTGGCAGGGCCGTTCACCGGCGGGCTTTCTGCCGCGACCGTCATGGCCTGCCTGTTCTTTGGCGCCATCTCGGGCTCAGGGCCCGCCACGACCGCCGCCGTTGGCATGCTGATGATACCGGCAATGGTCCGGCAGGGTTACGGCGCGGGCTACGCGGCCTCGGTCACGGCTGCGGCCGGGGGGCTGGGCATTGTCATCCCGCCTTCGATCCCGATGGTCATCTATGGCATCTCGGCTATGGGCATGCAGCCGCCGCCCGAAGCGGTCGAGACCTACGGCAGCTTCCAGTCGGTCTCGATCTCAAAGCTGTTCATCGCCGGTTTTCTGCCTGGTGTCGTCATGGCCGGCGGGCTGCTGACCATGAACTATATCCGCTGCCGGATGCGCGGTTTTCACGGCTCAAGCCATTCGCTGTCCATGCGCAATGTTACCCGGGCATGTTTTCAGGGGTTCTGGGCGCTGATGGCTCCGGTCGTGATCCTTGGCGGCATCTATACCGGCTATTTCACACCGACCGAGGCCGCCATTGTCGCGATTTTCTACACGCTGTTCGTCGGCGTCGTGATCTATCGTGAGTTGGACTTGCGCGAGGTGATCAAATCGCTGGATACCACGACATGGCTGTCCGGTCGGGTTCTCCTGGTTCTCTTTACCGCGACGATCTTTGGTCGACTGCTGGTCGAGAACAACATTCCCGGCGTCATCGCCGACAGCATACTGGGCGTGACCACCAATCTATATTTGATCTGGGCCATGGTCATCGCGCTGCTGCTGATCGTCGGCATGTTCATGGAGACGCTGGCCGCCATTATGATCCTGGTCCCGGTGATGCTGCCGGTGGCCTATACGATGGGCATCGACCCGATCCATTTCGGCATCGTGATGATCTGCACGCTGTCTGTGGGCTTCCAGACGCCGCCGCTGGGGGAAAACCTGTTTATCGCCTCGGGCATCTCGGGCGTCTCGATCGAACGGATCAGCCTGCGCGCAATCCCCTTTGCGATCGCCTCTGTCACCGCAATTTTCGTCATCGCCGCATTCCCGGGCATCGCTTTGTGGCTGCCCCGGATCCTCGGCTACTAA
- a CDS encoding nuclear transport factor 2 family protein, translated as MSNKLTEADLKATFEAFNRHDIDAVMAHFADDCVFFTVAGDHEYGNRIEGKAEIARAFEGVWTAMPDVEWAEHSHFMSEDGSRGVSQWTFRATNPDGTRTEVQGADLFRIRDGKIVEKQAIRKQRPAIPAS; from the coding sequence ATGTCCAACAAACTTACCGAAGCCGATCTGAAGGCGACATTCGAGGCGTTTAACCGCCACGACATAGATGCCGTGATGGCGCATTTCGCCGATGATTGCGTGTTCTTCACCGTCGCCGGAGACCACGAATACGGCAACCGGATCGAAGGCAAGGCAGAAATTGCCAGGGCATTCGAGGGCGTCTGGACGGCCATGCCGGATGTCGAATGGGCTGAACACTCGCATTTCATGTCCGAAGACGGCAGCCGTGGCGTCAGCCAGTGGACATTCCGCGCCACCAATCCGGACGGCACCCGGACCGAAGTGCAGGGTGCCGATCTGTTCCGCATCCGCGACGGCAAGATCGTTGAGAAACAGGCGATCCGCAAGCAGCGCCCCGCAATTCCGGCAAGCTGA
- a CDS encoding FAD-binding oxidoreductase, with translation MQLSQQRRASKPYDPLYDPMTAKGLGPGNDYAPTYWIATADDAPQDDGPVTSDLDADVVVIGSGYTGLSCAIHLAKEHGIKATVLEANGVAYGCSTRNGGQAQISSGRLKRSQWIDRWGLDVAKRLHAEVVEAFALFTGLIRDHAIACEPQEGGHYYIAHKASVMPSLESETRLLNDTFGYAARMMSREELHDSVARDMEAHGAMWEPDGTAVHAAKLAFGYLRVARELGAKVHTDSPVEGWEYRDGIHHLRTPGGTVRARRVAVATAAYAPRSLHPQLRDRLMPIMSNSIVTRELTGDEREAIGIRTGSPLTDTRTLRHYYRLLPDNRLQIGSRAAITGRDAANPAHLNALRDGMARKFPALRGIELDHSWWGWVDVSHDMMPRITGMPDLPGAYYALGYGGNGVMYSAMAGRRMAQLVAGEAIPKLPIFNTELPHEGWKTPFRRLGQRGLYHYYHFRDERK, from the coding sequence ATGCAATTATCACAGCAACGCAGGGCCTCGAAGCCCTATGACCCGCTCTATGACCCGATGACCGCCAAGGGGCTGGGGCCGGGCAACGACTATGCGCCGACCTACTGGATCGCGACCGCCGACGACGCGCCGCAGGATGATGGCCCGGTCACAAGCGATCTTGATGCCGATGTGGTGGTGATCGGTTCGGGCTATACCGGCCTGTCCTGTGCCATTCATCTGGCCAAGGAACACGGCATCAAGGCCACGGTGCTGGAGGCGAACGGGGTGGCCTATGGCTGCTCGACCCGCAATGGCGGTCAGGCGCAGATCAGCTCAGGCCGGCTCAAGCGCAGCCAGTGGATCGATCGCTGGGGTCTGGATGTCGCAAAGCGGCTGCATGCCGAGGTGGTCGAGGCATTTGCCCTGTTCACCGGTCTCATTCGTGATCACGCCATTGCCTGTGAACCGCAGGAAGGCGGGCACTACTATATCGCGCACAAGGCTTCGGTGATGCCTTCACTGGAAAGCGAAACCCGCCTGCTCAACGATACCTTCGGTTATGCCGCCCGGATGATGTCGCGCGAGGAACTGCACGACAGCGTCGCCCGCGACATGGAAGCACATGGTGCGATGTGGGAACCCGACGGTACCGCAGTTCACGCCGCGAAACTCGCCTTCGGCTATTTGCGTGTCGCGCGCGAACTGGGCGCCAAGGTCCATACCGACAGCCCGGTTGAGGGATGGGAGTATCGGGACGGCATCCACCATCTGCGCACGCCCGGCGGCACGGTCCGTGCGCGTCGCGTGGCTGTGGCAACGGCGGCCTATGCGCCGCGCAGCCTGCACCCGCAGTTGCGCGACCGGCTGATGCCGATCATGTCAAACAGCATCGTCACCCGCGAACTGACCGGGGACGAGCGTGAAGCCATCGGCATCCGCACCGGCTCGCCGTTGACCGATACGCGGACGCTTCGCCATTATTATCGGCTGCTGCCCGACAACCGGCTGCAAATCGGCTCGCGCGCCGCGATTACCGGTCGCGATGCCGCCAACCCGGCGCATCTCAACGCGCTGCGCGACGGTATGGCACGTAAGTTCCCGGCGCTGCGCGGGATAGAGCTGGACCATAGCTGGTGGGGCTGGGTCGATGTCAGCCATGACATGATGCCCCGCATCACCGGCATGCCCGACTTGCCCGGCGCATATTACGCGCTCGGCTATGGCGGCAATGGGGTGATGTATTCCGCAATGGCCGGCCGGCGCATGGCGCAGCTGGTGGCGGGTGAAGCCATCCCCAAACTGCCGATCTTCAATACCGAATTGCCGCATGAGGGCTGGAAGACGCCCTTCCGGCGGCTGGGGCAGAGGGGCCTCTACCACTACTACCACTTCCGTGACGAGCGCAAATAA
- the xsc gene encoding sulfoacetaldehyde acetyltransferase, with amino-acid sequence MKMTTEEAFVKTLQMHGIEHAFGIIGSAMMPVSDLFPKAGITFWDCAHETNAGLMADGFTRSTGKMSMAIAQNGPGVTGFVTPVKTAYWNHTPLLLVTPQAANKTIGQGGFQEMEQMRLFADAVCYQEEVRDATRIPEVLNRVIMMAWRNSAPAQMNIPRDFWTQVIDVDLPQVVAFERPAGGEDAVAEAARLLSDANFPVILSGAGVVLSGAIPDLVKLAERLDAPVASNYQHNDSFPGSHPLALGPLGYNGSKAGMEIIAKADVVLALGTRLNPFSTLPGYGIDYWPKDAKIIQVDINADRIGLTKRVTVGIQGDAGKVARGILAQLSPSAGDAGRADRKALVAHTKSRWAQELSSLDHEDDDPGSEWNSDARSRDADMMSPRQAWRAIMQAVPTDAIVSSDIGNNCAIGNAYPTFEAGRKYLAPGLFGPCGYGFPAILGAKIGNPDTPVIGFAGDGAFGISMNEMTACGRDDWPAITMVVFRNYQWGAEKRNTTLWYDNNFVGTELDRGTSYAGIAEACGSTGVQVRSTEELTTALHDAVERQMKEGKTTFIEVLLNQELGKPFRRDAMKKPVIVAGIDAGDMRPQKGAA; translated from the coding sequence ATGAAAATGACCACTGAAGAAGCCTTCGTCAAAACCTTGCAGATGCACGGGATCGAACATGCCTTTGGCATTATAGGCTCGGCCATGATGCCGGTCAGCGACCTGTTTCCCAAGGCGGGCATCACCTTCTGGGACTGCGCGCATGAAACCAATGCCGGGCTGATGGCGGACGGCTTCACCCGCTCAACCGGCAAGATGTCGATGGCGATCGCCCAGAACGGGCCGGGCGTCACCGGCTTCGTCACGCCCGTGAAGACCGCCTACTGGAACCACACGCCGCTGTTGCTGGTCACACCGCAGGCCGCCAACAAGACCATCGGCCAGGGCGGGTTCCAGGAGATGGAGCAGATGCGGCTGTTTGCCGATGCGGTCTGCTATCAGGAGGAAGTTCGCGACGCGACGCGCATCCCCGAGGTCCTGAACCGCGTTATCATGATGGCCTGGCGTAACTCCGCGCCCGCGCAGATGAACATCCCGCGCGACTTCTGGACCCAGGTGATCGACGTGGACCTGCCACAGGTCGTGGCGTTTGAACGCCCCGCTGGCGGCGAAGACGCCGTGGCCGAGGCCGCGAGACTGCTTTCCGATGCGAATTTCCCGGTTATCCTGTCCGGCGCGGGCGTCGTCCTGTCGGGCGCGATTCCCGATCTGGTGAAACTGGCCGAGCGTCTGGATGCGCCCGTCGCCTCGAACTACCAGCACAATGACAGCTTCCCGGGCTCGCACCCGCTGGCGCTTGGCCCGTTGGGATATAACGGCAGCAAAGCGGGGATGGAGATCATCGCCAAGGCCGATGTCGTGCTGGCGCTCGGCACCCGGCTCAACCCGTTCTCGACCTTGCCGGGATACGGCATCGACTACTGGCCCAAGGATGCGAAAATCATTCAGGTCGATATCAATGCCGACCGGATCGGGCTGACCAAGCGCGTGACCGTCGGCATTCAGGGCGACGCGGGCAAGGTTGCGCGCGGTATTCTGGCACAACTCTCACCGTCCGCGGGCGATGCCGGCCGTGCGGATCGGAAGGCACTGGTCGCACATACCAAATCCCGCTGGGCACAAGAGCTTTCCAGCCTCGATCACGAAGACGACGATCCCGGCAGCGAATGGAACTCGGACGCGCGCAGCCGTGACGCCGATATGATGAGCCCGCGTCAGGCATGGCGCGCAATCATGCAGGCGGTGCCTACTGATGCCATCGTATCCTCCGACATCGGCAATAACTGCGCCATCGGCAATGCCTATCCGACCTTTGAAGCGGGCCGGAAATACCTTGCACCTGGTCTGTTCGGCCCCTGCGGCTATGGTTTCCCGGCGATCCTTGGTGCCAAGATCGGTAATCCCGACACGCCGGTGATCGGTTTTGCCGGGGACGGTGCCTTCGGGATCTCCATGAACGAGATGACCGCCTGTGGCCGTGACGACTGGCCCGCGATCACAATGGTCGTCTTCCGCAACTACCAGTGGGGCGCGGAAAAGCGGAATACGACGCTGTGGTATGACAACAACTTCGTCGGCACCGAACTGGACCGCGGCACCTCCTATGCCGGGATCGCCGAGGCTTGCGGCTCGACCGGGGTTCAGGTGCGCTCGACCGAGGAACTGACGACCGCGCTCCATGATGCGGTTGAGCGGCAGATGAAAGAGGGCAAGACCACGTTCATTGAGGTTCTGCTGAATCAGGAACTGGGGAAGCCTTTCCGCCGTGATGCGATGAAAAAGCCCGTCATCGTCGCCGGTATAGATGCCGGTGATATGCGTCCGCAGAAAGGTGCTGCCTGA
- a CDS encoding YeiH family protein → MSSIAMRTPDLEWLKPMFPGFAVSALVAVSAQFLSDHYGAPAMLLALLLGLALNFLSEAGTRTAPGIEFTARTVLRLGVALLGARISVDMLAGLGAPAIALVVSGVVLTILFALVMTRFVGRGWRFALLTGGSVAICGASAAMAIAAVLPRHEKSERDLVFTVLSVTVLSTVAMVLYPMISNAFGFTPRDSGVFIGGTIHDVAQVVGAGFSISPETGETATLVKLIRVSMLAPVVLSFSLIIRVRGLADTVAGKRPPLLPGFVLGFLLLAAANSIGLIPAFVADLAGALSRWALLIAIAAVGIKTSLGRMVEVGGGAIAIMIAETVFLGVFVVAGLHLLA, encoded by the coding sequence ATGAGCAGCATTGCCATGCGAACGCCCGATCTTGAATGGCTGAAACCAATGTTTCCGGGCTTCGCAGTTTCCGCTTTGGTCGCGGTCAGTGCGCAATTTCTGTCCGATCATTACGGCGCGCCAGCGATGCTTCTGGCGCTGCTGTTAGGGCTCGCCCTGAACTTCCTGTCCGAGGCTGGCACGCGAACGGCACCGGGGATCGAATTTACTGCCCGAACCGTTCTTCGGCTGGGGGTGGCGCTGCTGGGTGCGCGGATCAGCGTCGACATGCTCGCCGGTCTGGGCGCGCCTGCCATCGCGCTGGTCGTCTCAGGCGTCGTGCTGACCATCCTGTTTGCACTAGTGATGACTCGCTTTGTCGGGCGGGGCTGGCGTTTCGCGCTGCTGACCGGCGGCTCTGTTGCGATCTGCGGTGCCTCGGCAGCAATGGCCATCGCTGCCGTGCTGCCCCGGCATGAAAAATCCGAGCGCGATCTGGTGTTCACGGTGCTGTCGGTGACGGTGCTTTCGACTGTGGCAATGGTCCTTTATCCGATGATCTCGAACGCCTTCGGATTCACCCCGCGCGATTCCGGCGTGTTCATCGGGGGCACCATCCATGACGTGGCTCAGGTGGTCGGCGCGGGCTTCTCGATCAGCCCCGAGACCGGCGAAACCGCGACATTGGTCAAGCTGATCCGCGTCTCGATGCTGGCGCCGGTGGTTCTGTCCTTCTCGCTGATCATCCGCGTGCGCGGGCTGGCTGACACCGTCGCGGGCAAGCGACCACCCTTGCTGCCGGGCTTCGTCCTGGGCTTTCTACTTCTGGCGGCAGCGAATTCCATCGGGCTGATCCCGGCTTTTGTCGCGGATCTTGCGGGTGCGCTCAGCCGCTGGGCGCTACTGATCGCCATCGCCGCGGTCGGCATCAAGACCTCGCTTGGCCGTATGGTCGAGGTAGGTGGCGGTGCCATCGCCATCATGATCGCCGAGACGGTCTTTCTGGGCGTTTTCGTTGTCGCCGGGCTGCATCTGCTGGCCTAG
- the pta gene encoding phosphate acetyltransferase: protein MKPLNRIFQIARDNPRHIILPEGDDPRVVEAALRLTSEGLARVTLMNGPDLPGIASIAPSEAPDLAELATLWHKMRAARGMTAERALEEMQDPIRQAAMRVRLGQADGTVGGAVATTADTVRAALQVIGKAPDAGIVSSFFLMLSCGPDAPIKGGLIFADCGLVVDPDAAQLAAIARSAAQSCQKLLAETPRVALLSFSTAGSADHPSLGKLREALALIRAAEPDLEVDGELQFDAALDDAIRASKAPRSRLSGRPNVFIFPDLASGNIGYKIAQRLGGLSAIGPILQGLAKPANDLSRGCSVDDIVAATAVTTVQSFASPPMPRAYETCVPILPELKD from the coding sequence ATGAAGCCGCTCAACCGCATCTTTCAGATCGCCCGCGATAATCCGCGCCATATCATCCTGCCCGAGGGCGATGATCCCCGCGTGGTCGAGGCAGCACTGCGCCTGACCTCCGAGGGGTTGGCGCGCGTGACCCTGATGAACGGCCCCGACCTGCCTGGTATAGCCTCAATTGCACCCTCCGAAGCCCCTGATCTGGCGGAGCTTGCTACCCTTTGGCACAAGATGCGGGCGGCCCGGGGCATGACCGCCGAACGCGCGCTTGAAGAGATGCAAGACCCGATCCGACAGGCCGCGATGCGGGTACGACTGGGACAAGCGGACGGCACGGTTGGGGGCGCCGTGGCGACCACCGCCGACACTGTGCGCGCGGCGTTGCAGGTGATCGGGAAGGCGCCCGATGCAGGTATCGTCAGCAGTTTTTTCCTGATGCTGTCCTGTGGTCCTGATGCCCCGATCAAGGGCGGATTGATCTTCGCCGATTGTGGCCTCGTGGTCGACCCCGATGCCGCCCAACTCGCCGCCATCGCCCGCTCGGCCGCGCAATCCTGCCAGAAATTGCTGGCCGAAACACCGCGCGTTGCACTGCTTTCCTTTTCGACTGCGGGTTCGGCGGATCACCCCAGCCTCGGAAAACTGCGCGAAGCACTGGCACTGATCCGCGCCGCCGAACCGGACCTGGAGGTCGACGGCGAACTGCAGTTCGACGCGGCGCTGGACGATGCGATCCGTGCAAGCAAAGCCCCACGCAGCCGGCTGTCGGGCCGCCCGAACGTGTTCATTTTTCCTGACCTCGCGTCGGGAAATATCGGCTACAAGATCGCACAACGCTTGGGCGGCCTGAGCGCCATCGGACCAATCCTGCAAGGTCTCGCCAAACCGGCAAACGATCTCTCACGCGGTTGTTCCGTCGACGACATCGTCGCCGCGACAGCCGTCACGACAGTGCAGTCGTTTGCCAGCCCTCCAATGCCACGCGCTTATGAGACCTGTGTACCGATACTTCCGGAGCTGAAGGACT